In one Deinococcus sp. QL22 genomic region, the following are encoded:
- the topA gene encoding type I DNA topoisomerase, which translates to MSTLVIVESPAKAKKIASLLGAGYVVKASLGHVRDLPASKAELPAKYRNEPWANLGVNPETFAPVYVVPSKKAATVRDLKAAAARADRILFASDADREGEAISWHLSRLLGVKDPQRMTFTEITKAALTRAVAQPRPLDLQLVAAQEARRVIDRLVGWEVSPLLWNSVGRGLSAGRVQSAALMLLAARELARLRFVPAAYWLIRADAQTAPPFAATVTAVKSREFPEGKALAKASDFTPDGALKPGADVLQLSAEQAAALAAHLDGRTATVTDIEQSEVRVRPPPPFITSTLQQAAGRVGLGAKAAMDTAQRLYEGGHITYHRTDSPALSDEALDAARAEAVRLFGKDAVPDRPRQYATRSANAQEAHEAIRPAGHGPWRTPDSGGPNSAGLSGQDAALYRLIYQRTVASQMHDALYDKTGVTLHCGAATLAASGRVLTQAGFTALTGADTGGEDAADPALPPLTLGQTFPLKARKPEEKKTSAPTRYSEATLVKAMEQAGIGRPSTYAQTVNTLHLRGYAVGVGKHLAVTATGLLVVAYLSRHLPDVLERTFTATMEAGLDEIAGGQITRVAYLTRFWTNGLAPAVQGARREAPVLALPHLPGASLIAGLQGPRLRLALPDSAPKEVPWPPNALPGEITPDDLPALLDGTFRGGTSQGVTGAGQSKQAEFGSAGTAAQPQKRARRASKGAASPRGASTARRTSKTAKAGASAAQTNAAKTKISTAATAKANTAKAATGKSTSRSSSAEAAAVKRRDKK; encoded by the coding sequence GTGAGTACTCTGGTCATCGTGGAAAGCCCCGCCAAGGCCAAAAAGATCGCCAGTTTGCTGGGGGCCGGATACGTGGTGAAGGCCAGTCTTGGGCATGTGCGTGACCTGCCCGCCAGCAAAGCCGAGTTGCCCGCCAAATACCGAAACGAACCCTGGGCCAACTTGGGTGTGAATCCCGAAACCTTCGCGCCTGTCTACGTGGTTCCCTCCAAAAAAGCTGCCACCGTGCGCGACCTGAAGGCGGCGGCGGCGCGGGCAGACCGGATCCTGTTCGCCTCTGACGCTGACCGGGAGGGCGAGGCGATCAGCTGGCACCTGTCGCGCCTGCTGGGAGTCAAAGACCCGCAGCGCATGACTTTTACCGAGATCACCAAGGCGGCCCTGACGCGGGCGGTGGCCCAGCCGAGGCCGCTGGATTTGCAGTTGGTGGCTGCCCAGGAAGCGCGGCGCGTGATTGACCGTCTGGTGGGCTGGGAAGTCTCGCCGCTGCTCTGGAACAGCGTGGGGCGCGGCCTCAGCGCGGGCCGGGTGCAGAGTGCCGCTCTGATGCTGCTGGCCGCCCGCGAACTGGCCCGCCTGCGCTTTGTGCCTGCCGCCTACTGGCTGATCCGCGCCGATGCCCAGACCGCCCCGCCGTTTGCCGCCACCGTGACCGCCGTGAAAAGCCGGGAATTCCCCGAAGGCAAAGCGCTTGCCAAAGCCAGTGACTTCACGCCTGACGGGGCGCTGAAACCCGGCGCTGATGTATTGCAACTCAGCGCGGAGCAGGCGGCGGCATTGGCGGCCCACCTGGATGGGCGGACGGCCACCGTGACCGACATAGAGCAGAGCGAAGTGCGGGTGCGGCCCCCTCCGCCGTTTATCACCAGCACCTTGCAGCAGGCGGCGGGCCGGGTGGGACTGGGCGCAAAAGCCGCGATGGACACGGCCCAGCGGCTCTACGAGGGCGGCCATATCACCTACCACCGCACCGACAGTCCGGCCCTGAGCGATGAGGCGCTGGACGCCGCCAGAGCCGAAGCCGTGCGCCTGTTCGGAAAGGACGCCGTGCCAGACCGCCCGCGCCAGTACGCCACCCGCAGTGCCAATGCGCAGGAAGCCCACGAAGCCATTCGCCCGGCTGGGCACGGCCCCTGGCGCACGCCCGACAGTGGAGGCCCAAACAGTGCCGGCCTCAGCGGGCAAGACGCGGCCCTCTACCGCCTGATTTACCAGCGCACGGTGGCTTCCCAGATGCACGACGCGCTGTACGACAAAACCGGCGTGACCCTGCACTGCGGCGCGGCCACATTGGCCGCGTCGGGGCGGGTGCTGACGCAGGCCGGATTTACAGCTCTCACGGGGGCAGACACAGGTGGAGAAGACGCCGCTGACCCGGCCCTGCCCCCCCTCACGCTGGGCCAGACCTTCCCGCTCAAGGCCCGCAAGCCCGAAGAAAAGAAGACCAGTGCGCCCACCCGCTACTCCGAGGCCACGCTGGTCAAGGCCATGGAACAGGCCGGAATTGGGCGGCCCAGCACCTACGCCCAGACCGTGAATACGCTGCATCTGCGCGGATACGCGGTGGGCGTGGGCAAACATCTGGCGGTCACAGCCACAGGCCTGCTGGTGGTGGCCTACCTCTCGCGCCACCTGCCCGACGTGCTGGAGCGCACCTTTACCGCCACGATGGAAGCTGGGCTAGACGAAATTGCGGGCGGCCAGATCACGCGGGTGGCGTACCTGACGCGCTTTTGGACGAATGGGCTGGCCCCAGCGGTGCAGGGAGCGCGGCGAGAAGCGCCGGTGCTGGCCCTGCCGCATCTGCCCGGAGCCAGCCTGATCGCGGGCTTGCAGGGGCCGCGCCTGCGCCTCGCGTTGCCTGACTCGGCCCCTAAAGAAGTGCCTTGGCCGCCCAATGCTCTCCCCGGCGAGATCACCCCGGACGACTTGCCCGCCCTACTGGACGGAACTTTCCGGGGGGGTACGTCCCAAGGAGTCACTGGAGCGGGGCAGTCTAAACAGGCCGAATTTGGGTCAGCAGGGACGGCCGCCCAGCCTCAAAAACGGGCGCGGCGAGCCAGCAAAGGCGCAGCTTCTCCCAGGGGCGCGTCAACAGCCAGGCGAACCTCCAAAACGGCCAAAGCGGGCGCGTCGGCTGCCCAGACCAACGCCGCCAAGACGAAGATCAGCACAGCCGCCACAGCCAAAGCCAACACAGCCAAAGCCGCGACAGGCAAAAGCACCTCGCGGTCTAGCAGCGCAGAAGCAGCAGCGGTCAAGCGGCGGGACAAAAAATGA